The Paenibacillus sp. FSL R7-0204 genome includes a region encoding these proteins:
- a CDS encoding aldo/keto reductase, giving the protein MLNALPLNRRGIPASRIALGCMGLGGGWDREPVTTANVKQGHEALDAALSIGINFFDHADIYTRGKAEKVFGQIFKERPGLRGDILLQSKCGIKLMEPGDISNSFDLSKEHILSSVDGTLARLGTEYIDILLLHRPDPLMDPEEVAEALHQLKASGKVRHFGVSNMSAAQIQLLQTYCDEPFIVNQLHMSLSRISWVDAVLSVNRDPWKDITFPEGTMEYCRAGNIQLQAWGPLAQGLFSGRPLEGQPENVVNTAAMVRRLADEKGATPEAIVLAWLMMHPAAIQPVIGTVNPQRIAACAGADQLDLSRKEWYELYVTSRGEKLP; this is encoded by the coding sequence CGGGTGGGACCGTGAACCGGTCACAACTGCGAATGTGAAGCAGGGGCATGAGGCGCTGGATGCGGCGCTGTCTATAGGCATTAATTTTTTTGACCATGCGGATATCTATACCCGGGGCAAGGCAGAGAAGGTGTTCGGGCAGATCTTCAAGGAGCGGCCGGGGCTGCGCGGGGACATCCTGCTCCAGTCGAAATGCGGCATCAAGCTGATGGAGCCGGGAGATATCTCCAATAGCTTCGACCTCTCCAAGGAGCACATTCTGTCCAGCGTTGATGGAACTCTCGCACGGCTGGGCACAGAGTATATTGATATCCTGCTGTTGCACCGCCCCGATCCGTTAATGGACCCCGAAGAGGTGGCGGAAGCGCTACATCAGCTCAAGGCCTCCGGTAAGGTGCGACACTTCGGCGTCTCCAACATGAGTGCTGCCCAGATCCAGCTGTTACAGACTTATTGCGACGAGCCGTTCATTGTCAACCAGCTGCATATGAGCCTGTCCCGGATCAGCTGGGTCGACGCCGTACTCAGCGTGAACCGCGACCCTTGGAAGGACATTACGTTCCCGGAGGGCACCATGGAGTATTGCCGTGCCGGGAACATCCAGCTACAGGCCTGGGGCCCGCTGGCCCAGGGACTCTTCAGCGGACGGCCGCTTGAAGGCCAGCCGGAGAATGTTGTGAATACAGCGGCCATGGTACGTAGACTCGCTGACGAGAAAGGTGCGACACCCGAGGCCATCGTACTGGCTTGGCTGATGATGCATCCCGCAGCCATCCAGCCCGTTATCGGCACCGTGAATCCGCAGCGGATCGCTGCCTGTGCGGGCGCAGACCAGCTGGATCTATCCCGTAAGGAGTGGTATGAGCTGTACGTCACCTCGCGTGGGGAGAAGCTTCCTTGA